In the genome of Streptomyces lydicus, the window ACGGCGTCCTGCGCGTCCTGGACCTGGAACCCCGTGTCAGCCTGCTCGACGCGCTGCGTGAGCACATGGCTCTCACCGGTTCCAAAAAGGGCTGTGACCAGGGGACCTGCGGGGCGTGCACGGTCTGGGTCGACGGGCGCAGAGTGCTGGCCTGTCTGACGCTGGCCGTCACCTGCGAAGGCCGGGAAGTGACCACCATCGAAGGCCTCGCCGACGGCGGGGAACTGCACCCGATGCAGCGCGCCTTCCTCGAGCACGACGCCTTCCAGTGCGGGTACTGCACACCCGGGCAGATCATGTCGGCCGTCGCCGTGCTGAACGAAGGACATGCCGGGTCCGACAGCGAGATCGCCGAGTGGATGAGCGGCAACATCTGCCGCTGCGCGGCCTATCCCCATATCCGCTCCGCCATCCGCGAGGTGTACGGCCACAGGACAGGACAGTGACGTGCGTGCCATCAGCTACACCCGTCCGACGGATGTGACCACCGCGGTCCGGGCGGTGACCAGTGACCCCGGAAGCTCCTACCTGGCGGGCGGCACCACGGAAGTCGACCTGATTCGCCTCGATGTGCTGCGGCCCCACCGCCTGGTCGACATCAACCGACTGCCGCTGGCCGGGATCGAGGACCGTCCCGACGGCGGACTGCTCATCGGTGCGCTGGCCCGGATGAGCGAGGTGGCCGAGGCGCCGGCCGTTGTGCAGCGCTTTCCGATGCTCTCCCAGGCACTGCTGCTCGGGGCCTCCGCCCAGCTGCGGAACATGGCCTCCATGGGCGGAAACCTGATGCAGCGCGTGCGGTGCGCCTAC includes:
- a CDS encoding (2Fe-2S)-binding protein gives rise to the protein MADKGASTSVAESSALRTRGPDSVEMDLVVNGVLRVLDLEPRVSLLDALREHMALTGSKKGCDQGTCGACTVWVDGRRVLACLTLAVTCEGREVTTIEGLADGGELHPMQRAFLEHDAFQCGYCTPGQIMSAVAVLNEGHAGSDSEIAEWMSGNICRCAAYPHIRSAIREVYGHRTGQ